Part of the Imperialibacter roseus genome, ATTTTCCATCAGGCGTCGAGCTTTCTAACGAAAATAGTTTTTTACTCCGAATTCGTTTTGCTCTATAAATATGGTTTTAAAAGCCGTCAGATTATTTTGCTCATAGAAGAGTAGCATTGCCTTTTTGTAATCCAGCGAGTCAACACTACGGTAAGACAAAGGGCAAGCATCGTCTGCGATGAGCAGGGCGTTGCTAATCATCCGGCCCGTGCGCTTGTTTCCATCTTCAAAAGGCTGTATATATGAAATCAGCACTACAGCAAGAAGCGCTTTTTCAAAGCCATTGTCCTTGCTATTGATCAGGCCACACATCAGTTCGAGATTTTCCCTGATCTGGTATTCATTATCTAAAGGGCTATAAGCTGTTCCGGTAATCCCTACAGCACGGGAACGAATATTGCAACCAACATTCAAATCTTTGATAAGTAGTGAATGAATTTCTTCCAGTGTGCGTAAAGTAAGGGCCTGGGCAAGGTTTTTATGCTCCATCAAGTATGTAATAACCTCCTTATGGTTCAGTAGCATGATGGCCTCTTCTTTGGTCTTGTTGTCGGCCTCCTGCTTCTCCTTAAATAGCCTTTCCGTTTCCAATAGGGTATAAGTATTTCCTTCAATCTGGGAGGATTTCCAACTAAGCTCAATAGTTAGTCGTTCCAATTCTTTTTGGTAGAGTGTTGGCGAAAGGCTTGCGATATTACGTTGATATTCATCCCTTAACTTTTGAAGACCAGCCATCTCTTTGTCAGTAAATAGGCGAACGTCTCTTAATGATTGGAGAAGTTCATGGTTGAAGAAGACCCTGGCTCCTCTTCTGTCAGGATCAAGATCGAAATAGTCAGAAGTATCGACTGGAGCAAACAGTTGATAATCGGGAGAAATAACATAGGTGATTGCTCGTCCTGCGCCGAGTTTTTTCAGGTAGTTGGCTTCAACAAGTTTTGCCATGTCCCTGTTGAGTGTAGGGATGCTTAGCTTCCTGTCAAGCAGCTCTTTGATTGCTGATATAGATAGCCGTCCTTGGGTGGCTATAATATCGATTATTTCCTGTTGCCGTGGAGTAAGATTCATCAC contains:
- a CDS encoding Fic family protein, encoding MNLTPRQQEIIDIIATQGRLSISAIKELLDRKLSIPTLNRDMAKLVEANYLKKLGAGRAITYVISPDYQLFAPVDTSDYFDLDPDRRGARVFFNHELLQSLRDVRLFTDKEMAGLQKLRDEYQRNIASLSPTLYQKELERLTIELSWKSSQIEGNTYTLLETERLFKEKQEADNKTKEEAIMLLNHKEVITYLMEHKNLAQALTLRTLEEIHSLLIKDLNVGCNIRSRAVGITGTAYSPLDNEYQIRENLELMCGLINSKDNGFEKALLAVVLISYIQPFEDGNKRTGRMISNALLIADDACPLSYRSVDSLDYKKAMLLFYEQNNLTAFKTIFIEQNEFGVKNYFR